GTCGCCGAGACCTTGCGCCGGGCAATGCATCGGAATCCAGCTCTGCGGGTACATGTGGCAAGTGGATACTACGATCTGGCAACCCCCTACTTTGCCACCCGCTATACGCTGAGTCATCTGGCCCTCGATCCGGCACTGCGCAGCCAGATTAGCGAGAGTTTCTATCCTGCTGGCCATATGATGTACATTCACGAACCGTCACTCGCCGCGTTAAAAGCCGTCCTCTCTGACTTTGTAAGCATTGGAGAAAGGTGAGTCATGCAAGGCGAACCATGTCACATCTCAGCGCAACGTAAGGCAATCCAGCTCGCGCATGGGCGGGTCAGCTACCTGGAATGGCCTGCGGACGGACCGGTCGTTCTGTTGTGTCATGGCATTACCAGCAGTGCGGTCACCCTCTGGCGATTAGGTGCCGACCTGGCTGCCGACGGCTGGCGGGTGATTGCGGTTGACTTACCCGGTCATGGCCAGAGTGATCTCAGCCCTGCTCACGATATGGACACCATAGCCGGGATTGTCGGCGACCTGATCCAGGCCCTCGCAATCACCGATCTGGCGATGGTAGGCCACTCGTGGGGTGGGGCAACAACACTGGCTCTCATCAGTGGACAGCATCCGGCTCGCGCCGCAGTCAGGCGAGCTGTCTTGCTCGATCCACTCGTTCGCCAGGAAGCAGCCGTTGCGCCCTCGCTGTTGCCCCAGTTTACTATTGGTGTTGG
This genomic window from Chloroflexus aurantiacus J-10-fl contains:
- a CDS encoding alpha/beta fold hydrolase, producing MQGEPCHISAQRKAIQLAHGRVSYLEWPADGPVVLLCHGITSSAVTLWRLGADLAADGWRVIAVDLPGHGQSDLSPAHDMDTIAGIVGDLIQALAITDLAMVGHSWGGATTLALISGQHPARAAVRRAVLLDPLVRQEAAVAPSLLPQFTIGVGQPPTETLPRLRELNPDWHPCDYYWKTQALAECRYEQVAGLFLMPEDWTLVPRIARVQIPVLILLAEPAYTIIPPAIQDELRATAPADLVQMVTIPGTNHNMLRGPGYEPTFQALRQFLG